The genomic stretch TCGGAAAATGACTGGAATAGTCTGTAGCGCGGGCATTATCATTATAAACATACACTAAGTCTAGTTTGCTTTGTCGATTAAATGTAAGCAAATGTAAGCGCTTGTCATCTTGTATTTAAGGGCGCTAGGGCAGCATAAGTAAGTACTAGGGTAGGGGGGATAACGGTGTTATTTCGTCTTATTTTATTAATAGTCGGCAAAATATTGATTAAGGGCTTGTTGCCATTCTGGGCTTTGACGTACATTGAGCAGCGCTCGATTTAATTGTTCTGTGTAAGGGCTGCTGTCTTTAATCGCTAAACCGTAATTTTGTTTTTCAAACTGATAGGGCAATACCGATAAACGTTGATAGCGTCCTTCTTGTTTCGCTTGCTTGAGTTTGTATTTTAATATCGCATTATCTTCGACGATGGCATCTATTTCGCCGTTATCTAAGGCTATAAGCATGTTATCTATATTACTGAATGTTTGATGCACCACGCCTAAATTTGTCAGATAGATAGACGAGGTGGTTGATATTTTTGCGCCGACATTAAGGTGAATGAGATCGTACGGGCCTTTAATGTCACTGTTCATCAACCCTAACGTAAAGGTACTGGCAAGGATCGCTGTCACACCCGCAATAAACAGTGTTGAGCTAATCCCCAGTAATACCGTGAGAACACGCCCCGTTAATGTCTTAAATTCAAAATAATTAAAGGGACCTTTGGTAATAAATAATAGCCCTAAAATGAAGGCTTCTAGCCATTGTGCTCGCTTTGATGGCATCGAGTAAAGTTTATCGTTAATGTGGTGTTCGAGTTTATAAAATATGACGCCAATAATACCAGCAAGCAGTACTATAATAGCTAAGATAATCAGCAGGGTTTTGTTGGTGATTAAATCGATAAATGAGCTGAGGTAGCTTTTTTCTTGGACTGCAATAGCTAAGTGCGTTTCATAGAAGGAATGAGAGAAATCCATGACTAACTCGCGTTCTGGCGTGATGGA from Moritella marina ATCC 15381 encodes the following:
- a CDS encoding transporter substrate-binding domain-containing protein codes for the protein MTSSVINKNKPVINVGSYHCPPFVMSQHPNGSPQTTPSGLSILLWQRIANSLDLQYKIQNYALQDLLDEIESGRVEVGISCISITPERELVMDFSHSFYETHLAIAVQEKSYLSSFIDLITNKTLLIILAIIVLLAGIIGVIFYKLEHHINDKLYSMPSKRAQWLEAFILGLLFITKGPFNYFEFKTLTGRVLTVLLGISSTLFIAGVTAILASTFTLGLMNSDIKGPYDLIHLNVGAKISTTSSIYLTNLGVVHQTFSNIDNMLIALDNGEIDAIVEDNAILKYKLKQAKQEGRYQRLSVLPYQFEKQNYGLAIKDSSPYTEQLNRALLNVRQSPEWQQALNQYFADY